The Sesamum indicum cultivar Zhongzhi No. 13 linkage group LG2, S_indicum_v1.0, whole genome shotgun sequence genome contains a region encoding:
- the LOC105156719 gene encoding probable WRKY transcription factor 75 isoform X2 produces MMMMDENHPTIFHYSSSSTPQNSHHTLFNNTVMTSQAQNYDNYDDHDEKPNNNGRYVGGQNEMTTAMENPCSNSNANHLGKKKGEKKSCKKPRYAFQTRSQVDILDDGYRWRKYGQKAVKNNKFPSYYRCTHQGCNVKKQIQRLSKDEGIVVTTYEGMHSHPIQKSTDNFEHILSQMQIYTSF; encoded by the exons atgatgatgatggatgAGAATCATCCTACCATATTTCACTACTCTTCATCTTCAACTCCACAAAATTCTCATCATACCCTATTCAACAATACGGTGATGACTTCTCAAGcacaaaattatgataattatgatgatcatgatgAGAAGCCTAATAATAATGGAAGGTACGTAGGCGGACAGAATGAGATGACGACTGCCATGGAAAATCCGTGCTCCAACTCCAATGCAAACCATTTAGGCAAGAAGAAGGGGGAGAAGAAGTCTTGCAAAAAACCTAGGTACGCCTTTCAGACCAGAAGCCAAGTTGATATACTTGATGATGGGTACAGATGGAGGAAATATGGTCAAAAGGCAGTGAAGAACAACAAATTCCCAAG CTATTACAGGTGCACACACCAAGGTTGCAATGTTAAAAAGCAGATTCAGAGGTTATCTAAGGATGAAGGGATTGTAGTGACAACCTACGAAGGGATGCACTCACATCCAATCCAGAAATCTACCGACAATTTCGAGCACATTCTCAGTCAGATGCAAATTTACACCTCTTTCTAA
- the LOC105156719 gene encoding probable WRKY transcription factor 75 isoform X3 produces MMMMDENHPTIFHYSSSSTPQNSHHTLFNNTVMTSQAQNYDNYDDHDEKPNNNGRYVGGQNEMTTAMENPCSNSNANHLGKKKGEKKSCKKPRYAFQTRSQVDILDDGYRWRKYGQKAVKNNKFPRCTHQGCNVKKQIQRLSKDEGIVVTTYEGMHSHPIQKSTDNFEHILSQMQIYTSF; encoded by the exons atgatgatgatggatgAGAATCATCCTACCATATTTCACTACTCTTCATCTTCAACTCCACAAAATTCTCATCATACCCTATTCAACAATACGGTGATGACTTCTCAAGcacaaaattatgataattatgatgatcatgatgAGAAGCCTAATAATAATGGAAGGTACGTAGGCGGACAGAATGAGATGACGACTGCCATGGAAAATCCGTGCTCCAACTCCAATGCAAACCATTTAGGCAAGAAGAAGGGGGAGAAGAAGTCTTGCAAAAAACCTAGGTACGCCTTTCAGACCAGAAGCCAAGTTGATATACTTGATGATGGGTACAGATGGAGGAAATATGGTCAAAAGGCAGTGAAGAACAACAAATTCCCAAG GTGCACACACCAAGGTTGCAATGTTAAAAAGCAGATTCAGAGGTTATCTAAGGATGAAGGGATTGTAGTGACAACCTACGAAGGGATGCACTCACATCCAATCCAGAAATCTACCGACAATTTCGAGCACATTCTCAGTCAGATGCAAATTTACACCTCTTTCTAA
- the LOC105156719 gene encoding probable WRKY transcription factor 75 isoform X1 — MMMMDENHPTIFHYSSSSTPQNSHHTLFNNTVMTSQAQNYDNYDDHDEKPNNNGRYVGGQNEMTTAMENPCSNSNANHLGKKKGEKKSCKKPRYAFQTRSQVDILDDGYRWRKYGQKAVKNNKFPRSYYRCTHQGCNVKKQIQRLSKDEGIVVTTYEGMHSHPIQKSTDNFEHILSQMQIYTSF; from the exons atgatgatgatggatgAGAATCATCCTACCATATTTCACTACTCTTCATCTTCAACTCCACAAAATTCTCATCATACCCTATTCAACAATACGGTGATGACTTCTCAAGcacaaaattatgataattatgatgatcatgatgAGAAGCCTAATAATAATGGAAGGTACGTAGGCGGACAGAATGAGATGACGACTGCCATGGAAAATCCGTGCTCCAACTCCAATGCAAACCATTTAGGCAAGAAGAAGGGGGAGAAGAAGTCTTGCAAAAAACCTAGGTACGCCTTTCAGACCAGAAGCCAAGTTGATATACTTGATGATGGGTACAGATGGAGGAAATATGGTCAAAAGGCAGTGAAGAACAACAAATTCCCAAG AAGCTATTACAGGTGCACACACCAAGGTTGCAATGTTAAAAAGCAGATTCAGAGGTTATCTAAGGATGAAGGGATTGTAGTGACAACCTACGAAGGGATGCACTCACATCCAATCCAGAAATCTACCGACAATTTCGAGCACATTCTCAGTCAGATGCAAATTTACACCTCTTTCTAA